The following are encoded in a window of Deinococcota bacterium genomic DNA:
- a CDS encoding peptidoglycan bridge formation glycyltransferase FemA/FemB family protein, whose product MIELVEHHHPGTWDALVGGYAYRSALQGWGWGEVKAATGWSAHRLELPGVAAAQVLRKGVAPGLSMLYAPRGPALGSLGALADFAGALRRWARPSDVYFKIEPEVPRLEGEPIPAALAGFRRAESLQPEHTVFLDLNRSEDDLLKNMHGMARRNVKKSLKEGVETRLERSLEAFWPLFAETNARSRLLQFERAYYETVLHACDAYGGEAFAMTAYHGGEALASGLFVAFGERVYYLYGGSSRERSEARAPYAVHWAVMRWGRENGYASYDLWGIPRELSPQGHAYGVYQFKERFGGYRLRLPAYDLPLSPLYGGVTGAIRLRKSWRNYRARGSADDVL is encoded by the coding sequence ATGATCGAGCTTGTCGAACATCACCACCCCGGAACCTGGGACGCGCTCGTCGGCGGCTACGCCTACAGGAGCGCCCTGCAGGGCTGGGGCTGGGGCGAGGTCAAGGCCGCGACCGGCTGGTCGGCGCACCGGCTCGAGCTCCCCGGCGTGGCCGCCGCCCAGGTCCTGCGCAAAGGCGTGGCGCCGGGCCTCAGCATGCTCTATGCTCCGCGGGGACCCGCCTTGGGCAGCCTCGGCGCCTTGGCTGACTTCGCTGGCGCCCTGCGCCGCTGGGCCAGGCCGTCGGACGTCTATTTCAAGATAGAACCCGAGGTCCCCAGGCTGGAGGGCGAGCCCATCCCGGCCGCCTTGGCGGGCTTCCGCCGCGCCGAGAGCCTGCAGCCCGAGCACACCGTGTTCCTGGACCTTAACCGGAGCGAGGACGACCTGCTCAAGAACATGCATGGGATGGCCAGGCGCAACGTCAAGAAGAGCCTCAAGGAGGGCGTCGAGACGAGGCTCGAGAGGAGCCTCGAGGCCTTCTGGCCGCTCTTCGCCGAGACCAACGCGCGCAGTCGGCTGTTGCAGTTCGAGCGCGCCTACTACGAGACGGTGCTGCACGCCTGCGACGCCTACGGCGGTGAGGCTTTTGCCATGACCGCCTACCACGGCGGCGAGGCGCTGGCCTCGGGGCTTTTCGTGGCCTTTGGTGAGCGCGTCTACTACCTCTACGGCGGCTCGAGCCGGGAGCGCAGCGAGGCGCGCGCGCCCTACGCCGTGCACTGGGCGGTGATGCGTTGGGGCCGCGAGAACGGCTACGCGAGCTACGACCTCTGGGGCATCCCCAGGGAGCTCTCGCCCCAGGGGCACGCCTACGGCGTCTACCAGTTCAAGGAGCGCTTCGGCGGCTACCGGCTGCGCCTGCCCGCCTACGACCTGCCGCTCAGCCCGCTCTACGGCGGCGTCACCGGGGCTATCAGGCTCAGGAAGAGCTGGCGCAACTACCGGGCGCGAGGCAGCGCCGACGACGTGCTGTGA
- a CDS encoding Mur ligase family protein: protein MTILPTTYAQALDWLFAQTRGGAARDPKRMRRLVTQLGLGLPPAFYVVGTTGKGTVASMIHAALGAANVRSGLFVSPHVEDFRERISVGGESISEEAVVEFTGRVAALGLGAAFFELSLAMALEHFAREGVEVAVVEAGVGARNDATNILDKVLCTVLTNVGEDHLDTLGPGLSDVARDKAEAVRPFVPVVTGARGEALDIVRQVAAGRRSPLHAEGDSPLFARPPGLQGADPIRRANARLAAAALRASGLGLGEEALAEGLRTPPLPGRAERFFIGGKGVLLDGAHNPPAARALAAMLETPFVLVFGALSRKAGEATLQELEPYALTTFITQADDRPSTLRAGARRVFIADPLQALQAALEAAPPCQVVVGQVVVGQVVVAGSLYLAGRLRPHLRRQSLSEVA from the coding sequence ATGACCATCCTACCCACCACCTACGCCCAGGCTCTCGACTGGCTCTTTGCCCAGACCAGGGGCGGCGCGGCGCGCGACCCCAAGAGGATGCGCCGGCTGGTGACGCAGCTCGGCCTCGGCCTGCCACCGGCCTTTTACGTCGTCGGCACGACCGGCAAGGGTACGGTCGCCTCCATGATTCACGCGGCCCTGGGCGCGGCCAACGTGAGGAGCGGCCTGTTCGTCTCGCCCCATGTCGAAGACTTCCGCGAGCGCATCAGCGTCGGCGGCGAGAGCATCAGCGAGGAGGCGGTCGTCGAGTTCACGGGGCGCGTCGCAGCCTTGGGACTGGGCGCGGCCTTCTTCGAGCTCTCCTTGGCGATGGCGCTCGAGCACTTCGCGCGCGAGGGCGTAGAGGTCGCCGTCGTCGAAGCGGGCGTGGGCGCCAGGAACGACGCCACCAATATTCTCGACAAGGTCCTCTGCACCGTCCTCACCAATGTCGGCGAGGACCACCTCGACACCCTCGGTCCCGGCCTCAGCGATGTGGCCCGCGACAAGGCCGAGGCAGTGCGCCCCTTTGTCCCCGTAGTGACGGGAGCACGGGGCGAGGCGCTCGACATCGTCCGCCAGGTCGCCGCGGGCAGGAGGAGCCCGCTCCACGCCGAAGGCGACTCCCCGCTCTTCGCACGGCCTCCCGGGCTACAGGGGGCCGATCCCATACGCCGCGCCAACGCTCGGCTGGCCGCCGCGGCCCTGCGCGCGAGCGGCCTGGGCCTGGGCGAGGAGGCGCTCGCCGAGGGCTTGCGAACCCCGCCGCTGCCCGGCCGGGCCGAACGTTTTTTTATCGGCGGCAAGGGAGTCCTTCTCGACGGCGCCCACAACCCACCCGCCGCGAGAGCGCTCGCCGCCATGCTCGAGACGCCCTTCGTCTTAGTCTTCGGCGCGCTGTCGCGCAAGGCGGGCGAGGCAACGCTGCAAGAGCTCGAGCCCTACGCGCTTACGACCTTCATCACCCAGGCGGACGACAGGCCCAGCACCCTGAGAGCGGGCGCTCGCCGGGTGTTCATCGCCGATCCGCTGCAGGCGCTTCAAGCGGCGCTCGAGGCCGCGCCGCCCTGTCAGGTCGTGGTGGGTCAGGTCGTGGTGGGTCAGGTCGTGGTGGCGGGCTCGCTCTACCTGGCAGGCCGGCTGAGACCCCACCTGCGCCGCCAGAGCTTGTCCGAGGTCGCCTGA
- the rimO gene encoding 30S ribosomal protein S12 methylthiotransferase RimO, translating into MTGKVGFVSLGCPKALVDSERILTQLRAEGYAIAPSYQDAEVVVVNTCGFITPAVEESLGAIGEALAGTGKVIVTGCLGEKPEVVKARHPGVLAVTGQGDVDGVMAALHGVLPADDNPFTSLLPPPGIKLTPRHYSYLKIAEGCNHKCSFCIIPQLRGRQVSRDAGEVLYEAYRLVASGTKELMVIAQDSSAYGVDIRYRASEFQGRQVGAQLLPLVSELARMGAWLRLHYVYPYPHVRDLIPVMAEGKLLPYLDVPLQHASPRILKSMRRPGGAESHLKTIAGWREVCPELAIRSTFIVGFPGETEEDFALLLEFLEEAQLERVGAFTYSEVPGAAANDLPGHVPEEVKGERYARLMERQARISLAKNEAKVGRTLDVIVDDYGELPGDIVGRTKADAPGIDGTVYADSDGTVKIGDIVRVKVDRADSYDLHGEVVGAVPWRPNVLTMV; encoded by the coding sequence ATGACTGGAAAAGTGGGTTTTGTGAGCCTTGGCTGCCCCAAGGCGCTGGTGGACAGCGAGCGCATCCTGACACAGCTTCGCGCCGAGGGCTACGCTATCGCCCCCAGTTACCAGGACGCCGAGGTGGTGGTGGTCAACACCTGCGGCTTCATCACCCCGGCGGTCGAGGAGTCGCTGGGAGCCATCGGCGAGGCCCTTGCCGGCACCGGCAAGGTCATCGTCACGGGCTGCTTGGGCGAAAAGCCCGAGGTCGTCAAGGCGCGGCACCCGGGCGTCCTGGCGGTGACCGGTCAGGGCGACGTGGACGGCGTGATGGCTGCGCTTCACGGCGTCTTGCCGGCCGACGACAACCCCTTCACCAGCCTGCTGCCGCCACCAGGGATCAAGCTGACGCCGCGCCACTACTCCTACTTGAAGATCGCCGAGGGCTGCAACCACAAGTGCTCTTTCTGCATCATCCCGCAGCTTCGCGGCCGGCAGGTTTCCCGCGACGCCGGCGAGGTCCTCTACGAGGCCTACCGGCTCGTCGCCTCCGGCACCAAGGAGCTGATGGTCATCGCCCAGGACTCCTCGGCCTACGGCGTCGACATCCGCTACCGCGCGTCGGAGTTTCAGGGCCGGCAGGTGGGGGCCCAACTGCTGCCGCTCGTCTCCGAGCTCGCGCGGATGGGCGCCTGGCTGCGGCTGCACTACGTCTATCCCTACCCGCACGTCCGCGATTTGATACCTGTTATGGCCGAGGGCAAGCTGCTGCCCTATTTGGACGTGCCCCTGCAGCACGCCAGCCCCAGAATCCTCAAGAGCATGCGCCGTCCCGGCGGCGCCGAGAGCCACCTGAAGACCATCGCGGGCTGGCGCGAGGTCTGCCCGGAGCTGGCGATTCGCTCGACCTTCATCGTCGGCTTTCCCGGCGAGACCGAGGAGGACTTCGCGCTGCTGCTCGAGTTCCTCGAGGAAGCCCAGTTGGAGCGCGTGGGCGCCTTTACCTACAGCGAGGTGCCTGGCGCCGCCGCCAACGACTTGCCCGGCCACGTCCCCGAAGAGGTCAAGGGGGAGCGCTACGCCCGCCTCATGGAGAGGCAGGCGCGGATCAGCCTGGCCAAGAACGAGGCAAAGGTCGGCCGGACCTTGGACGTCATCGTTGACGACTACGGCGAGCTGCCGGGCGATATCGTCGGGCGCACGAAGGCCGACGCGCCGGGCATCGACGGCACGGTCTACGCCGACAGCGACGGCACCGTCAAGATCGGCGACATCGTCCGGGTCAAGGTCGACAGAGCCGACTCCTACGACCTCCACGGCGAGGTCGTGGGCGCCGTGCCCTGGCGGCCCAACGTCCTGACGATGGTGTAA
- a CDS encoding CopG family transcriptional regulator: MQNTTLYLPNKLHLQLKVTAKRQNKSQAELIREVLKGFIEEQPRRVPKSIGAGESSDVTSEDIDDWLKKNWIKDLELDNG, translated from the coding sequence ATGCAAAACACGACCCTCTATTTGCCCAATAAGCTGCATCTGCAGCTCAAGGTTACAGCCAAACGGCAAAACAAGAGCCAGGCTGAGCTCATCCGCGAGGTCCTAAAGGGCTTCATCGAGGAGCAGCCCCGGCGGGTTCCCAAGTCTATCGGCGCAGGAGAGAGTAGCGACGTCACTTCCGAGGATATCGACGACTGGCTCAAGAAGAACTGGATCAAGGATCTCGAGCTTGATAACGGTTGA